Proteins encoded together in one Streptomyces sp. TLI_171 window:
- the dop gene encoding depupylase/deamidase Dop, with protein MTVRRVMGIETEYGISVPGHPNANAMLTSSQIVNAYAAAMHRARRARWDFEEENPLRDARGFDLARDVADASQLTDEDIGLANVILTNGARFYVDHAHPEYSSPEVTNPRDAVLWDKAGERIMAEAAERALELPNGQRILLYKNNTDNKGASYGTHENYLMQRATPFADIVRHLTPFFVSRQVVCGAGRVGLGQEGGAHGFQISQRADYFEVEVGLETTLKRPIINTRDEPHADAEKYRRLHVIIGDANLSEISTYLKLGTTALVLSMIEDGFIAVDLAVDQPVRTLHRVSHDPDLKHLVSLRSGRKLTAVQLQMEYCELARKYVEDRYGQDADDQTMDVLARWEDVLGRLERDPMSLSRQLDWIAKKEILEGYRQRDGLEWDSPRLQLVDLQYSDVRAEKGLYNRLEARGRFERLLTEEQVRRAVSQPPDDTRAYFRGRCLEQYADHVAAASWDSVIFDLPGHDSLQRVPTMEPLRGTRAHVKDLLDRCRTADDLVRVLSGG; from the coding sequence ATGACCGTACGGCGCGTAATGGGCATCGAGACCGAGTACGGCATCTCGGTGCCCGGCCACCCCAACGCCAACGCCATGCTCACCTCGTCCCAGATCGTCAACGCCTACGCGGCGGCGATGCACCGGGCGCGCCGCGCCCGCTGGGACTTCGAGGAGGAGAACCCGCTGCGCGACGCCCGGGGCTTCGACCTCGCCCGGGACGTGGCGGACGCCAGCCAGCTGACCGACGAGGACATCGGCCTGGCCAACGTCATCCTCACCAACGGCGCCCGCTTCTACGTCGACCACGCGCACCCCGAGTACTCCTCGCCGGAGGTCACCAACCCGCGCGACGCGGTGCTCTGGGACAAGGCGGGCGAGCGGATCATGGCGGAGGCCGCCGAGCGCGCCCTGGAACTGCCCAACGGACAGCGGATCCTGCTCTACAAGAACAACACCGACAACAAGGGCGCCTCCTACGGCACCCACGAGAACTACCTGATGCAGCGGGCCACCCCGTTCGCCGACATCGTCCGCCACCTCACCCCGTTCTTCGTCTCCCGCCAGGTGGTGTGCGGCGCCGGCCGGGTCGGGCTCGGCCAGGAGGGCGGCGCGCACGGCTTCCAGATCAGCCAGCGCGCCGACTACTTCGAGGTCGAGGTCGGCCTGGAGACCACCCTCAAGCGCCCCATCATCAACACCCGCGACGAGCCGCACGCCGACGCCGAGAAGTACCGCCGGCTGCACGTGATCATCGGCGACGCCAACCTGTCCGAGATCTCCACCTACCTCAAGCTGGGCACCACCGCGCTGGTCCTGTCGATGATCGAGGACGGCTTCATCGCCGTGGACCTCGCCGTCGACCAGCCGGTCCGCACCCTGCATCGGGTCTCCCACGACCCCGACCTCAAGCACCTGGTGTCGCTGCGCAGCGGGCGCAAGCTGACGGCGGTCCAGCTCCAGATGGAGTACTGCGAACTGGCCCGCAAGTACGTCGAGGACCGCTACGGGCAGGACGCCGACGACCAGACCATGGACGTGCTGGCCCGCTGGGAGGACGTGCTGGGCCGGCTGGAGCGCGACCCGATGAGCCTGTCCCGGCAGCTCGACTGGATCGCCAAGAAGGAGATCCTGGAGGGCTACCGGCAGCGCGACGGCCTGGAGTGGGACAGCCCGCGGCTGCAGCTGGTCGACCTCCAGTACAGCGACGTGCGGGCCGAGAAGGGCCTCTACAACCGTCTGGAGGCCCGCGGCCGGTTCGAGCGGCTGCTGACCGAGGAGCAGGTGCGGCGCGCCGTCTCGCAGCCGCCGGACGACACCCGGGCGTACTTCCGCGGCCGCTGCCTGGAGCAGTACGCGGACCACGTGGCCGCGGCGTCCTGGGACTCGGTGATCTTCGACCTGCCCGGGCACGACAGCCTGCAGCGGGTGCCCACCATGGAGCCGCTGCGCGGCACCCGGGCGCACGTCAAGGACCTGCTCGACCGGTGCCGCACCGCGGACGACCTGGTGCGCGTGCTCTCCGGCGGGTAA
- a CDS encoding ferredoxin has translation MAGTGEALEVWIDQDLCTGDGICAQYAPEVFELDIDGLAYVKGEDDELRQQPGETVPVPLTLLQDVVDSAKDCPGDCIHVRRASDRVEVYGPDAD, from the coding sequence ATGGCGGGGACTGGCGAGGCACTCGAAGTCTGGATCGACCAGGATCTGTGCACCGGCGACGGCATCTGCGCGCAGTACGCGCCCGAGGTCTTCGAACTCGACATCGACGGACTCGCCTACGTGAAGGGCGAGGACGACGAGTTGCGCCAGCAGCCCGGCGAGACGGTGCCGGTCCCGCTGACGCTCCTTCAGGACGTGGTCGACTCCGCGAAGGACTGCCCGGGCGACTGCATCCACGTCCGCCGGGCCTCGGACCGCGTCGAGGTGTACGGGCCCGACGCGGACTGA
- the prcA gene encoding proteasome subunit alpha — MSTPFYVSPQQAMADRAEYARKGIARGRSVVVLTYADGIMFVAENTSRALHKVSEIYDKIAFAAVGRYNEFENLRIGGVRYADLRGYSYDRADVTARGLANVYAQTLGTIFSSVGEKPYEVELIVAEVGRTGNDDQIYRLTPDGSVVDEKNAVVVGGNADSIGNYLGQRHRTGMTLTEALKLAVDGLARDPNGGSPRTLTPEQLEVAVLDRQRFQQRKFKRILGGQLTRLLSGDESAAVEDDETDTE; from the coding sequence GTGTCCACGCCGTTCTACGTCTCGCCCCAGCAGGCCATGGCGGACCGCGCGGAGTACGCCCGAAAGGGCATCGCCCGCGGCCGCAGCGTGGTCGTGCTCACCTACGCCGACGGCATCATGTTCGTCGCGGAGAACACCTCCCGGGCCCTGCACAAGGTCAGCGAGATCTACGACAAGATCGCCTTCGCCGCGGTCGGCCGCTACAACGAGTTCGAGAACCTCCGGATCGGCGGCGTCCGCTACGCCGACCTGCGCGGCTACTCCTACGACCGGGCCGACGTCACCGCCCGCGGCCTGGCCAACGTGTACGCCCAGACGCTGGGCACCATCTTCTCCTCGGTCGGCGAGAAGCCCTACGAGGTCGAGCTGATCGTCGCCGAGGTCGGCCGCACCGGGAACGACGACCAGATCTACCGGCTCACCCCCGACGGCTCGGTGGTGGACGAGAAGAACGCCGTGGTGGTCGGCGGCAACGCCGACTCCATCGGCAACTACCTCGGCCAGCGCCACCGCACCGGCATGACCCTGACCGAGGCGCTCAAGCTCGCGGTCGACGGCCTGGCCCGCGACCCCAACGGCGGCAGCCCGCGCACCCTGACGCCGGAGCAGCTGGAGGTCGCCGTGCTGGACCGGCAGCGGTTCCAGCAGCGCAAGTTCAAGCGCATCCTGGGCGGCCAGCTGACCAGGCTGCTCAGCGGCGACGAGTCCGCCGCCGTCGAGGACGACGAGACCGACACCGAATGA
- the prcB gene encoding proteasome subunit beta, producing MEANLSGTGRLPAAFLTPGSSSFLDFLDSHAPQLLPGRRTLPEGLTVEAPHGTTIVAAVFDGGVVIAGDRRATMGNVIAQRDIEKVFPADEYSAVGIAGTAGLAVEMVRLFQLELEHYEKIEGAVLSFEGKANRLTTMIRSNLAMAMQGLAVVPVFAGFDLDLGRGRIFTYDVTGGRSEERGFAATGSGSVFARGSMKKLYRDDLTGDQAAMLAVQALYDAADDDSATGGPDLARKIYPIVSLITESGFRRLTEDEVAAIALSITDQRREHPNGPQAPLL from the coding sequence GTGGAAGCCAACCTCAGTGGCACCGGGCGTCTGCCGGCCGCCTTCCTCACCCCCGGCTCCTCCTCGTTCCTCGACTTCCTCGACAGCCACGCGCCGCAGCTGCTGCCGGGCCGGCGCACCCTCCCCGAGGGCCTGACGGTCGAGGCGCCGCACGGCACCACGATCGTCGCCGCGGTGTTCGACGGCGGCGTGGTGATCGCCGGTGACCGCCGCGCCACCATGGGCAACGTGATCGCCCAGCGGGACATCGAGAAGGTCTTCCCGGCGGACGAGTACAGCGCTGTCGGCATCGCCGGCACCGCCGGCCTCGCGGTCGAGATGGTCCGCCTGTTCCAGCTGGAGCTGGAGCACTACGAGAAGATCGAGGGCGCCGTGCTCTCCTTCGAGGGCAAGGCCAACCGGCTCACCACGATGATCCGCTCCAACCTGGCGATGGCCATGCAGGGCCTCGCCGTGGTCCCGGTCTTCGCGGGCTTCGACCTCGACCTCGGCCGCGGCCGGATCTTCACCTACGACGTCACCGGCGGCCGGTCCGAGGAGCGGGGCTTCGCCGCCACCGGCTCCGGCTCGGTGTTCGCCCGCGGCTCCATGAAGAAGCTGTACCGGGACGACCTGACGGGTGACCAGGCCGCGATGCTCGCCGTCCAGGCGCTGTACGACGCCGCCGACGACGACTCCGCGACCGGCGGCCCCGACCTGGCCCGCAAGATCTACCCGATCGTCTCGCTGATCACCGAGAGCGGCTTCCGCCGGCTCACCGAGGACGAGGTCGCCGCGATCGCGCTGTCCATCACCGACCAGCGGCGCGAGCACCCCAACGGCCCGCAGGCCCCGCTTCTCTGA
- the arc gene encoding proteasome ATPase, protein MAAQDDDYDRSAGRPARGSDEAAQVSYLEQEIAVLRRRLADSPRSSRVLEERIIELQTNLAGVTAQNERLVATLREARDQIVALKEEVDRLAQPPAGFGTFLEKNEDGTADIFTGGRKLRVNVSPSVELDELRRGQEVMLNEALNVVEAMEFERIGEIVTLKEVLEGGDRALVTGHTDEERVVRLAEPLHGLTLRPGDALLLEPRSGYVYEVVPKSEVEELVLEEVPDIDYRQIGGLGNQIEQIRDAVELPYLHADLFKEYELRPPKGVLLYGPPGCGKTLIAKAVANSLAKKVAEVTGRPQGKSYFLNIKGPELLNKYVGETERQIRLVFQRAREKASEGTPVIVFFDEMESLFRTRGSGVSSDVENTIVPQLLAEIDGVEGLENVIVIGASNREDMIDPAILRPGRLDVKIKIERPDAEAAKDIFSKYLKDSLPFHPDDVKEHDGSLPATVAAMIQSVVERMYSETEENRFLEVTYANGDKEVLYFKDFNSGAMIQNIVDRAKKMAIKDYLDHGQRGLRVSHLLAACVDEFKENEDLPNTTNPDDWARISGKKGERIVFIRTLVTGKQGAESGRSIDTVANTGQYL, encoded by the coding sequence GTGGCAGCCCAGGATGACGACTACGACCGCAGCGCCGGCAGGCCCGCACGGGGGTCAGACGAGGCCGCGCAGGTCTCGTACCTCGAGCAGGAGATCGCCGTGCTCCGGCGCAGGCTCGCCGATTCCCCCCGCAGTTCGAGGGTCCTTGAGGAGCGGATCATCGAGCTGCAGACCAACCTGGCCGGTGTGACCGCCCAGAACGAGAGGCTCGTCGCCACCCTGCGCGAGGCCCGCGACCAGATCGTGGCCCTCAAGGAGGAGGTCGACCGGCTCGCCCAGCCGCCGGCCGGATTCGGCACCTTCCTCGAGAAGAACGAGGACGGCACCGCCGACATCTTCACCGGGGGCCGCAAGCTCCGGGTCAACGTCAGCCCCAGCGTCGAGCTGGACGAGCTGCGCCGCGGCCAGGAGGTGATGCTCAACGAGGCGCTGAACGTCGTCGAGGCGATGGAGTTCGAGCGGATCGGTGAGATCGTCACGCTCAAGGAGGTGCTGGAGGGCGGCGACCGCGCGCTCGTCACCGGCCACACCGACGAGGAGCGGGTGGTGCGGCTCGCCGAGCCGCTGCACGGTCTGACGCTCCGTCCGGGAGACGCCCTGCTGCTGGAGCCCCGCTCCGGCTACGTGTACGAGGTGGTGCCGAAGTCCGAGGTCGAGGAGCTGGTCCTCGAGGAGGTCCCGGACATCGACTACCGGCAGATCGGCGGCCTCGGCAACCAGATCGAGCAGATCCGGGACGCGGTGGAGCTGCCGTACCTGCACGCCGACCTGTTCAAGGAGTACGAGCTGCGCCCGCCGAAGGGCGTGCTGCTGTACGGCCCGCCCGGCTGCGGCAAGACGCTGATCGCCAAGGCGGTGGCCAACTCGCTGGCCAAGAAGGTCGCCGAGGTGACCGGCCGGCCGCAGGGCAAGAGCTACTTCCTGAACATCAAGGGCCCCGAGCTGCTCAACAAGTACGTCGGCGAGACCGAGCGGCAGATCCGGCTGGTCTTCCAGCGGGCCCGGGAGAAGGCGAGCGAGGGCACGCCCGTCATCGTCTTCTTCGACGAGATGGAGTCGCTGTTCCGCACCCGCGGCTCCGGCGTCAGCTCGGACGTGGAGAACACCATCGTCCCGCAGCTGCTGGCGGAGATCGACGGCGTGGAGGGCCTGGAGAACGTCATCGTCATCGGCGCCTCCAACCGCGAGGACATGATCGACCCGGCGATCCTGCGGCCCGGCCGCCTGGACGTCAAGATCAAGATCGAGCGGCCGGACGCCGAGGCGGCCAAGGACATCTTCTCCAAGTACCTCAAGGACTCGCTGCCGTTCCACCCGGACGACGTCAAGGAGCACGACGGCTCGCTGCCCGCGACCGTCGCCGCCATGATCCAGTCGGTGGTCGAGCGGATGTACTCGGAGACCGAGGAGAACCGCTTCCTGGAGGTCACCTACGCCAACGGTGACAAGGAGGTCCTGTACTTCAAGGACTTCAACTCCGGCGCGATGATCCAGAACATCGTCGACCGGGCCAAGAAGATGGCCATCAAGGACTACCTCGACCACGGCCAGCGCGGCCTGCGCGTCTCCCACCTGCTCGCCGCCTGCGTGGACGAGTTCAAGGAGAACGAGGACCTGCCCAACACCACCAACCCGGACGACTGGGCCCGCATCTCCGGCAAGAAGGGCGAGCGGATCGTCTTCATCCGCACCCTCGTCACCGGCAAGCAGGGCGCCGAGTCCGGTCGCTCCATCGACACTGTCGCCAACACGGGGCAGTACCTGTAG
- a CDS encoding ubiquitin-like protein Pup has protein sequence MSDKDTGGGQQRANRTSEEVDEQAAETQASDDLKERQEKLNDDVDAVLDEIDEVLESNAEDFVRGFVQKGGE, from the coding sequence ATGTCGGACAAGGACACCGGCGGCGGCCAGCAGCGGGCGAACCGGACCTCCGAGGAGGTCGACGAGCAGGCCGCGGAAACTCAGGCCTCGGACGACCTCAAGGAGCGTCAGGAAAAGCTCAACGACGACGTCGACGCAGTGCTCGACGAAATCGACGAGGTACTGGAATCCAACGCGGAGGATTTCGTCCGCGGATTCGTGCAGAAGGGCGGCGAGTGA
- a CDS encoding tRNA (adenine-N1)-methyltransferase → MSEPTGAARRRGPFQVGDQVQLTDPKGRHYTFTLQAGNQFHTHKGAFPHDELIGAPEGTVVRTTGNVPYLALRPLLPDYVLSMPRGAAVIYPKDAGQILAMADIFAGARVVEAGVGSGALSTYLLRAVGDTGMLASYERRQDFADIAKGNVERYFGGPHPAWKLTVGDLQDNLVEADVDRVILDMLAPWECLDVASKALVPGGLICCYVATTTQMSRTVEALREHGTFTEPQAWETMVRTWHLEGLAVRPDHRMIGHTGFLLTARRLADGVEPPLRRRRPAKGSYGEDYETGPESELTLAERAAIRKAQREAASHDARELS, encoded by the coding sequence ATGTCCGAACCGACCGGTGCCGCCCGCCGACGCGGGCCCTTCCAGGTCGGGGACCAGGTCCAGCTGACCGACCCCAAGGGCCGCCACTACACGTTCACGCTCCAGGCCGGGAACCAGTTCCACACCCACAAGGGTGCGTTCCCGCACGACGAGCTGATCGGCGCTCCCGAAGGCACGGTCGTCCGCACCACGGGTAACGTCCCGTACCTCGCGCTGCGCCCCCTGCTCCCCGACTACGTCCTGTCCATGCCGCGCGGCGCGGCCGTGATCTACCCCAAGGACGCGGGGCAGATCCTGGCCATGGCCGACATCTTCGCCGGCGCCAGGGTGGTCGAGGCCGGCGTCGGCTCCGGCGCCCTCTCCACCTACCTGCTGCGCGCCGTCGGCGACACCGGCATGCTCGCCTCCTACGAGCGCCGGCAGGACTTCGCGGACATCGCGAAGGGCAACGTGGAACGCTACTTCGGCGGCCCGCACCCGGCCTGGAAGCTCACCGTCGGCGACCTCCAGGACAACCTGGTCGAGGCCGACGTCGACCGCGTCATCCTCGACATGCTCGCCCCCTGGGAGTGCCTGGACGTCGCCTCCAAGGCGCTCGTCCCCGGCGGCCTGATCTGCTGCTACGTGGCCACCACCACGCAGATGTCCCGCACCGTCGAGGCGCTGCGCGAACACGGCACCTTCACCGAGCCGCAGGCCTGGGAGACCATGGTCCGCACCTGGCACCTCGAGGGCCTCGCGGTCCGCCCCGACCACCGCATGATCGGCCACACCGGCTTCCTCCTGACGGCCCGTCGCCTCGCCGACGGCGTCGAGCCCCCGCTCCGCCGCCGCCGCCCCGCCAAGGGCTCCTACGGCGAGGACTACGAGACCGGCCCCGAGAGCGAGCTGACGCTCGCCGAACGCGCCGCCATCCGCAAGGCCCAGCGCGAAGCCGCGTCCCACGACGCGCGCGAGCTCTCCTGA